CCGGTCAGGCGCTCGGGATGCTGTTTGCGGGCGGCGTGGGGCGCTGCTCGCCGTACTCGTTGACCGGGCCGGACTCCGAGTCGGTCTCGTAGACGGGGCCGAAGAACTCCTGCGTGTCCCCGGCGACCTTGGTCAGGCGGTGGCCGCCGAAGCCCGAGTGGTCGTCCTTGCCGAAGCGCAGCGGCGCGTACCACGGGCCCTTGAAGCCGCCCTTCTCGACCGCGGCGATCAGGCCCTCGCGGGTCAGGTCCTTGCCGGCCGCCTGGAGCGACTGCACGAACAGGTACGCCACCGACATGCCGTAGATCGCGTTGCCGTTGAACGGGGCGGCGCTGTTGTACTGGTCGTGGATCTTCTTGAACATCGCGGTCCACGGGTCGTTCGCGTCCACCGGCGAGGGCAGGTTGGACACGCCGATCATGCCCTCCAGCAGCACCTTGCCCGCGCCCAGCGTCTTGGCCAGGGTCTGGTAGTCGGAGCCGACGTTGGAGACCACCCACTGCGGCTTGAAGCCGATGCGGGCGGCGGTGCCCATGGACAGCGCCGTGAAGCCCGGCACCGTGGCCAGCACCACGACCTCGCAGCCGGCCGCCTTCAGCGCGCCGATCTGCGGGGCGACGTTGGTGTTGCTGGTGACGTACTTCTCCTTGGCGACCACGGCGCCCGCGCCGAGCACCTGCTCGACGCCGACCAGGCTGTCCCGGCCGAAATCGTCGTCCTGGCCGAAGAAGCACACCTTCTTGCCCGCGTACGAGGACTTGATGTGGGTGGCCAGGATCTTGCCCTCGACCGTGTAGTCGGTGTTGAAGCCGAACGTGGTCGGGTACTTCGCCGGCTGGTCCCAGCTGCGGCTGCCGGAGGCGACGAACAGGTCCGGCACCCGGTTGGTCTTGAGGAAGTCGAGCACGCCGGTGTGGGTGGGCGTGCCGAGGCCGTTCAGGATGGCGAAGACCTTGTCCTCCAGGACCAGCTTGCGCACCACGGTCTGGGTGTTGGCCGGGTTGTAGCCGTCGTCGAGGAACTTGTAGTTGATCTTACGGCCGTGCACGCCGCCGTTGGCGTTGACGTAGTCGAAGTACGCCTTGCTGGCGGGTGCGATCTCCGAGTAGCCGGCCGCGGCGGGACCGGTCAGCGGCATGTGCGAGCCGACCAGGATCTCGGTGGCCGACACGCCCGGCACCTCGGCGGGCGGGGTGTTCGCGTCGTCGCTGCAGGCCGCGACGGCGGTGAGCAGCGCGGCGGCCGCGACGAGCGCGACACCGCGTCGGGTCAGGGCATTCATGGAGACACCGATCCCTTCAGATACATTGATGATTATCGATATAACGGCGGTGGGGCGGGTTATGCGGGTGGTGCGGCCGTGT
The Catellatospora sp. IY07-71 DNA segment above includes these coding regions:
- a CDS encoding ABC transporter substrate-binding protein produces the protein MNALTRRGVALVAAAALLTAVAACSDDANTPPAEVPGVSATEILVGSHMPLTGPAAAGYSEIAPASKAYFDYVNANGGVHGRKINYKFLDDGYNPANTQTVVRKLVLEDKVFAILNGLGTPTHTGVLDFLKTNRVPDLFVASGSRSWDQPAKYPTTFGFNTDYTVEGKILATHIKSSYAGKKVCFFGQDDDFGRDSLVGVEQVLGAGAVVAKEKYVTSNTNVAPQIGALKAAGCEVVVLATVPGFTALSMGTAARIGFKPQWVVSNVGSDYQTLAKTLGAGKVLLEGMIGVSNLPSPVDANDPWTAMFKKIHDQYNSAAPFNGNAIYGMSVAYLFVQSLQAAGKDLTREGLIAAVEKGGFKGPWYAPLRFGKDDHSGFGGHRLTKVAGDTQEFFGPVYETDSESGPVNEYGEQRPTPPANSIPSA